The Arctopsyche grandis isolate Sample6627 chromosome 10, ASM5162203v2, whole genome shotgun sequence genome window below encodes:
- the LOC143917571 gene encoding kielin/chordin-like protein — MAKLLRFILFFAAVTCAAATSIAKLPPCGCTKPTPCPTITQKPTPCPTTTQKPTPKPCVCEVKKCPGENEEYIYTKYGDPTCTDRKPRSCGPVYECRCKKGYVRHEGKCITLCECPSRCQDPFEVYGLVTTGELTCDGSKPPPCNPVMECRCVTGYVRHEGKCIPRSDCPSKCPGANEVYIYTAYQDETCDGESAPSCEAEYACRCKTGYVRHEGVCIKPCSCPSKCPDPFEEYIVTSYTDETCDAQPTKTCKVQACRCIKGYVRNEGQCIRKCDCPPKCTGANEIYIVNTQTGDSTCDGPGVALYAPVDACRCKSGYVRNQGVCIKYCDCPLKCPNPNEEYVLTSYTDATCDRPEGETCKEEEACRCIYGYVRYEGKCIRKCDCPPKCKGPNEVYIYTDTEDINCDGEEAVLCTPVTACRCKRGYVRHEGTCIKSCNCPPKCQDPLEEYVLATSGEPTCNCLSPDPCTPIRECRCIHGYVRHEGKCIRASQCPPKCSDPNEIYILTKYEDATCDGIKKLCQPVTACRCRKNYVRHEGICIRKCDCPEKCSNPLEAYVTVSTGEETCDGRNPAPCSPVTECRCIEGYVRHEGKCIKSCDCPPKCQDPNEVYGLTKYEDATCNALIPARLKVSVLACRCKKGYVRDAGICIRACDCPEKCKKPNEEYVYAYYGEETCDGRNPDPCSPVEECRCIRGYVRHEGNCIKKCDCPSKCKDPNEVYIVTQYGELTCDEPSPAPCSPVAECRCKAGYVRHLGKCIKDCECPPKCPNPNEEYVWSRYGERTCGEPLPAPCSRVKECRCIEGYVRHEGKCIKQSKCPCGENEFYSDCAPSKQATCENKSYSDDCKPGCMCLPGYVRDCKNKCIKECQCP, encoded by the exons ATGGCTAAATTATTacgattcatattattttttgctgCAGTGACTTGTGCTGCGGCAACGAGCATAGCAAAACTTCCTCCATGTGGATGCACCAAGCCGACTCCATGTCCGACTATAACGCAAAAGCCGACTCCATGTCCGACTACAACGCAAAAGCCGACTCCAAAGCCTTGTGTTTGTGAAG TAAAAAAATGCCCAGGTGAAAACgaagaatacatatatacaaaatatggaGATCCAACTTGTACTGATCGAAAACCGAGAAGCTGTGGTCCTGTTTACGAATGTAGATGTAAAAAAGGATACGTGAGACACGAAGGAAAATGTATCACACTATGCGAATGTC cTTCAAGATGTCAAGATCCGTTCGAAGTGTACGGTTTGGTAACAACAGGTGAATTAACCTGTGATGGCTCTAAGCCACCCCCATGTAATCCTGTTATGGAGTGCCGTTGCGTTACAGGATACGTCAGACACGAAGGAAAATGTATCCCACGTTCAGATTGTC CAAGTAAGTGCCCTGGAGCCAACGAAGTGTACATCTATACCGCATACCAAGATGAGACATGTGATGGAGAAAGTGCACCATCGTGCGAAGCAGAATATGCATGTCGTTGCAAGACCGGCTACGTCAGACATGAAGGAGTCTGCATCAAACCATGCAGTTGCC CATCTAAATGCCCGGACCCGTTTGAGGAATACATTGTAACTAGTTACACTGATGAAACATGCGATGCTCAACCAACTAAAACCTGTAAGGTTCAAGCTTGCAGATGCATTAAAGGATATGTAAGAAATGAAGGACAGTGTATCAGAAAATGTGATTGTC CACCAAAGTGTACCGGTGctaatgaaatatacatagtaaataCTCAAACTGGAGATTCTACTTGTGATGGTCCAGGAGTTGCACTTTACGCTCCCGTGGATGCATGTCGTTGCAAATCTGGATATGTGCGAAACCAAGGCGTGTGCATCAAGTATTGCGATTGCC CATTAAAATGCCCGAATCCAAATGAAGAATACGTCCTTACCAGTTACACTGACGCAACTTGTGATCGTCCAGAAGGTGAAACCTGCAAGGAGGAAGAAGCGTGCAGGTGCATCTACGGATACGTCAGATACGAAGGAAAATGCATTCGGAAATGTGACTGTC cGCCAAAGTGCAAAGGTCCCAATGAGGTGTATATCTACACTGACACCGAAGATATTAACTGTGATGGAGAAGAGGCAGTTTTGTGCACTCCAGTAACAGCTTGCCGTTGCAAACGAGGATATGTAAGACATGAAGGCACATGCATAAAATCTTGTAACTGTC CACCCAAATGCCAAGATCCCCTCGAAGAGTACGTCCTTGCCACTTCAGGTGAACCAACTTGCAATTGTCTATCACCAGATCCTTGCACACCTATCCGTGAATGCAGATGTATCCATGGATACGTCAGACACGAAGGAAAGTGTATCAGAGCTTCACAATGTC CACCCAAATGTAGTGACCCTAACGAAATTTACATTCTGACCAAATACGAGGATGCAACTTGTGACGGAATTAAAAAACTTTGTCAGCCAGTCACGGCATGTCGTTGTAGAAAAAACTACGTCAGACATGAAGGGATATGTATAAGGAAATGCGATTGTC CTGAAAAATGTAGTAATCCTTTAGAAGCATACGTAACCGTATCCACAGGAGAGGAAACATGTGACGGACGAAATCCAGCTCCTTGTAGTCCTGTAACAGAGTGTCGTTGTATTGAAGGATATGTGAGACATGAAGGCAAATGCATCAAATCATGCGATTGTC CTCCTAAATGCCAAGATCCAAATGAAGTCTATGGCCTTACGAAATACGAAGATGCAACTTGCAATGCTCTGATTCCAGCACGTTTGAAAGTTTCAGTCTTAGCTTGTCGTTGTAAAAAGGGATATGTAAGAGATGCAGGAATATGTATCAGAGCTTGTGATTGCC ctgaaaaatgtaaaaaacccAATGAGGAATATGTATACGCTTATTATGGTGAGGAGACATGCGACGGACGCAATCCAGATCCTTGTTCTCCCGTGGAAGAGTGTCGTTGCATTAGAGGATACGTTCGACATGAAGGAAATTGCATCAAAAAGTGCGATTGCC CTTCGAAATGCAAGGATCCCAATGAAGTGTATATCGTTACCCAATACGGTGAATTGACTTGCGACGAGCCATCTCCTGCTCCTTGTTCACCTGTTGCAGAATGTCGTTGTAAAGCTGGATATGTGAGACACCTTGGAAAGTGTATCAAGGATTGTGAATGTC CTCCCAAATGTCCAAATCCAAATGAAGAGTATGTTTGGTCAAGATATGGTGAAAGAACGTGTGGTGAACCGTTACCAGCTCCTTGCTCTCGGGTAAAAGAATGTCGTTGCATTGAAGGTTACGTTAGACATGAAGGAAAATGCATAAAGCAATCCAAGTGTC CTTGCGGAGAAAATGAATTTTACAGCGATTGTGCTCCAAGTAAACAAGCAACTTGTGAAAACAAATCTTACAGCGATGATTGCAAGCCCGGATGCATGTGCTTGCCAGGATATGTGcgtgattgcaaaaataaatgcATCAAAGAGTGTCAATGTCCATAA